From Scytonema millei VB511283:
TGCCTTGTCTAACTTGCTGAAAGCCTGTAGAATCCAACAGTAAAACAACTGCTCCAGGTAAACTTAACATCCAACCCAAGACTGTGATTGTGAGAGAAAGTAATAAAGCTTGTTCTACTGAAAGACCAATCCGACTAAATAAATAAGCCCATAATCCTTCTTTCAGTCCAATCCCACCTAGAGATATGGGTAGTAAAGTCACTACTACAATAATTGGAATAAAAACTAAGAGTTCCAAATAAGAAATTGGAATTTTTAACTGATGGGCAACTAAGTAATGATAGTAAACTATAGCTAACTGTAGTAATAGTGACAGCCCCATTGATAACAATAAAGCTTGGCGATGTTGGGCAAATGTGCGTAAGAGAATTTGAATTTTTGCAAACCGAGCCGCTACGTTACTTAAACGAAATTTAATCAGCCAAGGCTCTGCCCAAATTAATAACTTTGGACTTGCTATCAGTAAAACTGCTCCGACTAGCGAACCAACACAAGCTGCAAATAAGAGCAGAATATCCCAGCGTCCAATCAATTTAAAAGCAGGAACTAAACCGACGACTGCTAATCCAGAAAGAGCAGCGAGTCCGGTAAATCTTTCTAGAAAAACAGATACAAGTGCTACCTCTGAATCTTTAGTCGATTGCGCGACTCGATAAACTCGATAGACATCTCCGCCGAGTGCGCCTGGTAGGAAAATATTTAAAAACATTCCAGCAAAATAACTGCCGAGTAAATTGCTCATGGGTGCAGAATGTCCGCTAGACCATAAAACAACTTGCCAACGCCAACAACTTAATAATTGACAGCCCGTGTAGAATAGCAAAGCAAAGATAATAAAAGATGGAGATAGGTACTGAAATTGTACCCAGACTTGATAAAAGTCCATCCGAGTTAATACTAAAGATAGTACTCCTGCGCTAACAGTGACTTTGATTAGAAATATTGGTTTTATCTTCACTTAGTTACCTCAAACAATAATAATTAATAAGCTCCTAAATCTCCGCCTTGATACGGTACGTGTGGAAATACTCCATCTTCTGGTTTCCAGAGCCGTACCCGCGCTCCAAATGTTTCCATAATTGGTTGACCAAGGGTTTCTATGTAGTCGCGAAATACAGGTTCAAATCTGCCTTCTGTGTGGTTATCTACATGCAGCCAGACGCGCTTAGAATTTTCTAAAACATGACTCATTTGATCTAAATTACTAATTAATTTGCCACCACCCCAGCGATCGATTACCCGACCGTTATTCCAATAGAAAACATCGAAACGTATGTTGCCTGGAATGAAGTAATCTAGACCACCTAAACCAGTTGAAGCAGCAGCCGGAGAAGTCGAGATGACAACATCGCCTGGTTGTCTATGACTGCTAATATATGCAAATGCTTCATTGTTACGCCGAGTGAGTGCATCTTGATAGCTAGCTAAAACTCGATTTGGTTCTACGTTCAGGATTAAAAGTAAGACAATACTAGCGATCGCAATCCCTCTAGTCGGTAACGAATTCCTCGTAAATACCTCAAACTTGCTGGCTAAACTTTCGGCAATACAAGCAGCACTATAAACAGCAAGCAAAATAAATATTGGATAAATTTGATAGGTATACCTTGTGGCAATTTGATAAATCAAAATGGTTAGTAGGATCAGGTTGATCGATACGCTGTTAAACAAGAATAATGTTTTACCATCTCGCCGTTTGAGGAAGTAGATCCAACCTAAGAAAAAGAAGAAACTGTAAATAATATGCATTCGACTGGGACCCACAAAAAAATTGTTTGCCAGTCCTGAAATGCTAAAGAAATGAACTTTGAGATAAGCATCTGTACTGTCGGAAAGTGCTACCCAAGGAGTCAAGCAGCGAATTGAAAAGAAAACCAGGTCGTAAGCAATAATTCCCATCGAAACGATACTACTTACGACAATTTGCCAATCATCCGCCCAGCGAAAAGGTCGATAGAAAAATATAAATCCTACGAAAAAGCAAGGTAATAAAGTTACAGTTACCTCTTGATTTAAAATTGTTAGTGTCAGAGCAATGAAGAATCCATATTGATAAGCTCTACCACTGCGCTCGACAAATCCTTTGAGAAACAGCCAGAAACTTAAGATGCTCAGACATTGAACGACTTGGTAAAACCGAATAAAGCGCGAAAAATAGACTTGCGAAGGATCGAAGGCTAAGATTGCCGTGACGATGAGAGCCAGCCAAGCTTTTCCAGTAATTTTGCGGGTGAGGATAAAGACTAAAACTAAGGTGGCTGTACCCCAAAGTACCGATAAAAACCGAGCATTCACAACTGAGTCCCCGAAAAGCCGCAGCCACAGCGCCAGCATGTAGTGATAGGCTGGAGAGCGGGTATACCAAATACCAGATGTTGCTTGAGGCGCACCTGTACGCAGAATTCCCCTAGTTGCATCTAGAGAAGTATTTTCATCCGCATCGAGGTCTACGAAACCAAGGTTATAGGTTCTCACAATAAAACCGATCGCGACGATCGCACCCAGGATCAACCATTGATTCCATATAGGAGAATAGGCTTGATAAGCTGTTGCTAATCGATGGATGAAGTCGTGTCGCGTGCGGCTGGGAAGTAAGATAAACAAGGCGATCGCCCCAAACCCAAACAAAATTAAGCACATACTCGCTGGGGATACCCCAACGCTACCAACTAAACTCAAGCTGACAAAAGCAGTTAACCCCATAGGCAACCACAAGCCTAGGCAAGCTAGTTTTCTTTCCCGCCAACTCCATAACAGTGTCAGCAAAACGACGACTAAAAACCCTAGCAAGATGAGTGAATCGCTCTGTTGTTGAAAAAACAGCAGTCCCCGTTCTGCTTCTGCATAGCGGTGTTTGAGTAAACCAATCCCAATGAGAAACAGCGTTCCAGGTAATAATAGCTCTGCCCCAGCGCCTAAGCTATTCCACCAGCTATGGCGATCGTCCAGCCAAAACCTACCGAGGCTCCAGGCGCTAACTACAGCACAACCTACACCTGCTAATTGCCATAGCCAAAAGTGCCAGAGATAATCGGGATAATTGAGCAGATAAGCATCGCCCTCAAACGTGCGTTCCAACTTTTGTACGTCTGGCGAACCTAAAACCCGTGCTGCTTGTCCTTCACCCTCACCTTTGTACCAGCCAGATACAGGCTGTTCCAGAGTCTTCCAAGTGTTATTCGTGGCAATAGGTGCAATAACTGCGTGCGACTTAGTTTCTGCCCAGCCATCCAAGAAAAATCCCAGTGGATTGAAGGGAGCTGCCGCACCAAGTTGATGTATGGGTCGGGTTAAATGTACAGCCAGTGTATTGTTACCAGGGTGGAGAAAATTTGTCACCTCATACATATGTAAATCGTTATTACGATCGGCTTCGTAGCGGTTAACCAATAAACCGTTAATCAGCAAAGCATACTTCCCATCTCCCGCAAACCGAATGAAGGCACGGGAAAACTGATGTTGCGGTATCTGCCAATCACTTCTGAGCCACACTTCTCCTTGGGAACTTTCAATTCCGGTAATCCAATTGCCTTCTAGGAAGCGATCGAACAGTCTTGGGCTGAGGCGATTATAAGTTCCTTCTCGCACTGAACCAATTGTCCTAGCTGAAGACCAACTTTCATCAGGAAAATCGCGATCGAACCAAAGCAAACCATTGTGGGCTTCGTTGAGATTTGAGACTAGCCAAGGTGTTGTGCCTGTCGCCAGATCGATCGCGGGTGATGTAGATAATGGATATACAGCGCCCTCAACTACGACACGCGGATTTTGCCGACTTTTCTGTACCTCGATTGCGATCGTATTTCTCCCAGCTTGGAGGTGGCGAGTCAAGTCAACATAGGTCGTTAATTTCCAATCTTTAGCATTGGCAAGCTGAATCCAATCGTAGCCCCGCGAACGGTAAGCAACGCTATCATTCGCCCTTTGAAAATCCTCAGAGAATCGACTTCCTAAGCCCAGAGAATGATAGAGAATATTTCTGTCTCTAGCGATCGCCCGTCCGTTAACATAAAGAATGAAATCGTTGTCGGCACTCAACCGCAACCAGGCTGCTTCGGGAACGTCATTCAGGAAAAAAGACCGACGCGCATAAAAACGGTAAGTTGGCGCTTGGGGCGCAATCCACTGTGTTTGAGCAGACCAAGCAACGCGATCGGCAGCAGCAGGGCTTTTATCCCAAACAGAAAATCCCGATATGCCCAACAAAAAGCCCAAGATTATAACTAATCCGAGCGATAGCCAACGGTTTAAACGATTCATTCTTGAGCCTCGCCAGAATCCTTCCAAGCTTTGTTGTCAATAGATTGGCGATACTGCTCCCAGGCTTTTTCAATCTTGCCATCATGGTAGCTCGCCCAAGAGTTATGCAGATATGCTTGCCCCAGTAAAGCCAAATTGCTTTGCTGGGGATACTCTTGCGTCTCGATAATTTGTCGCGCCACCGATGCCGAGCGATCGAATTCACCATTAGCGGCTCTAGCCAACATTAAGTCATAAAGCGCTTCAATATGAGCCGGAAAAATCTGCAATGCCCGTTCAAAACGCTCTATTGCTAATCCCGTCTGGTGGTTTGTGGGGCTATTCGGACCATTAAAATAAGTCACTCCTTGATTTAAGATACTTGTCGTGAGATATTCCCTCACTAAAAAGTTTTGAGGTTGCGTTGCTAATGCATTTTGAAAATACTCTTCAGCGCGGATGAAATCTTTGCGTCGATAGCTTTCTAATCCCTTGACAAATGCGATCGCATCTGAATCTAGCTGGTTAGCATAAAATCCGGCTTCTGCCTCACGTCGCAGAAATTCCGTGTCGCCTTGCAAGGGAGGATAACAAGTTTTTAAAATCTTGCTAAGAGTAACCACTGGACGATACTGACCTTGAGCATATAGCGTATCTATGTGGCGATCGATGAAATTGGGTAAAAGCATTGAGACAACTAGTAAGGCGATCGCGACTCCCGCCCAAGGTAGAAACTTACCCATATCGGATATCAAAGCGTTAAAACTTCGCTCTGCTAATCCTAAATAAAATGCGATTAAACCAATGACTAAACCAGCAACAGTGGCACTCCAACCGCGACCAATGTAAGCAAAAAAATTATTACTATAACCAAATCCCTCAACCCAAATTAGATCCCAGGATGACATTTGAAAAAAGCGACTATCTTTAATAGAAAAAGAAGCGATTGATTTGAGTGGATCGGGTTGGCTTAATGTTATATTCTGTTTCCACTGAGACTGAATTTTCGGAAAATTTCTTTGAACGTGATGAGTCGCTTCTACCCCTTGTTTGTAATAAGCCGCACTCAAAAAAGCTACGGTAGGCGACCAGGTAGTAATAAAGTAAGGAAAAAGTAGCACGGCAACTAAGCCGCTCCAGAACAGCATTCGAGCGGCGCAACTGCGACTAAACCAGAGTGCGATCGCCCCAGCTAAAAGCGCAAACAATAAGGCGATCGCCCTACCTGCACTGGCGATAACAAGATTCGTGTCAAATGTCTTTAAAGCTGCGGCAGGTAAACTATACCAAGGGGATTTTACTCCCAGAAATAAAGCAAAAGACGCAACTAGAAAAGTCAGCCTCGTGCGCTCAAACCAATTATACCAAACCTTCCTTTTGACTTGAGATTGACCATCTATTACTGGTTCAGTCACAGGTAGTCTACCAGCCAAGATTGAGAAAATGGTATTCAAGTAATGGAGCAAATTATTCATAAGAAGTGAGTAGTGAGTAGTGAGTAGTGAGTAGGGTGTGGCTGGTGGCTAGTGGCTGGTGGCTGGAATCTACCCTAAGTTCTCCCTGTCCCCCTTGTCTTCCTTGTCCCCTTGTCTCCCTTGTCCTCAGTTTTGACTTTTGACTTCTGACTTTTGATTTTTGACTTCTAGGCGATCGCCTGGATTTATTCCTCTGGGAGAAAGTACGACCTGCTCCCCAGGCTCTAAACCTGAGAGGATCTCTCGTTGATTATCGAAGATTCTGCCCATCTTGACTGGTTTGACAACTGCTTGTCCTGCCTCGGCAATCATTACCATGCCTTCGCCACCAGATAAATGAATAACTGCACTTTCTGGAATTGCTAAATTCGCTTTGTCTTTATTAAACTGGACGTATCCCTGCAAGCCTGCTGCCATTTGCAGATCGTCAACGGCAATCCAGACGGAGTATGTATAACGGCGATCGATCCCACCTTTAGGACGCTTGCCCCCACTAGTTAAAATAGTTGGGTTGAGTCGAATCACTTTCCCTTGGAAGGTACGACCAGGATAAGACATTAAACGTACTGTTGCCAGATCTCCCACTTTAATCGCGTTGATTTGTGCTTGATCGATATAAGCCCTAATCGCAAAATCTTTAGATATACTGACTAATGGACGGCTAGCACGTACCCCTGCTAATTCACCGCGATCGATATTGACCCAACTAACTAAACCATCCATCGGTGCGTAAAGCACTGTATTGTGTAAATTTTTCAGAGCATTTTGTAATGCAATTTTGTCATTTTGCAGTTTCAGACGCGCATTGCCCAGCTCGTTATCAATCTCTTGTTGCGTATGTGCTAGTTCTTGCTGAGCGCCAAGCAAGTTTTGTTGCAAAGTTGTATAAAAGTCTTGGCTACCGTAGAGCTGAATTTGAGCGTTAATCGTTTGCCGTTTTGTAGAATCCAGGTCTTTCTTTCTCGCTAAATAACTATCTTGAATATCGTAGAGCTGAAATTTAGAAATAGCTCCTTCTTGGACTAATGAATTCATTTGTTGCAGTTTCTTTTGGGCGATCGCCAGCCGATGCTGACCGTCAACGACTTGGTCTTTGAGTTCTTTCTCAACTAAGGAATTCATATCTTGCACTTTAGTTGAGGCGATCGCTAATCGATGTTTGGCAAGTTCAACATCGGTTTTTAGCTTGGCTAATTTTACGGGCGCTGACTTTTGTAAGTTCAGCAAAGCCATTTCAGAAATAGCGGCATTGTTACGGGCAGCATCAACAGCATTTTTGTAAGGTTCTTGCTGGAACTGAACCAATGGCTGTCCTTTTTGTACTGACTGCCCTTCCTCAATGTAAACCTGTTCTACTGGTCCCGATACCTGCGGGCGCAGGTCGATCTTATGCAATGCTACCGACTCCC
This genomic window contains:
- a CDS encoding tetratricopeptide repeat protein, translated to MNNLLHYLNTIFSILAGRLPVTEPVIDGQSQVKRKVWYNWFERTRLTFLVASFALFLGVKSPWYSLPAAALKTFDTNLVIASAGRAIALLFALLAGAIALWFSRSCAARMLFWSGLVAVLLFPYFITTWSPTVAFLSAAYYKQGVEATHHVQRNFPKIQSQWKQNITLSQPDPLKSIASFSIKDSRFFQMSSWDLIWVEGFGYSNNFFAYIGRGWSATVAGLVIGLIAFYLGLAERSFNALISDMGKFLPWAGVAIALLVVSMLLPNFIDRHIDTLYAQGQYRPVVTLSKILKTCYPPLQGDTEFLRREAEAGFYANQLDSDAIAFVKGLESYRRKDFIRAEEYFQNALATQPQNFLVREYLTTSILNQGVTYFNGPNSPTNHQTGLAIERFERALQIFPAHIEALYDLMLARAANGEFDRSASVARQIIETQEYPQQSNLALLGQAYLHNSWASYHDGKIEKAWEQYRQSIDNKAWKDSGEAQE
- a CDS encoding lysylphosphatidylglycerol synthase transmembrane domain-containing protein; this encodes MKIKPIFLIKVTVSAGVLSLVLTRMDFYQVWVQFQYLSPSFIIFALLFYTGCQLLSCWRWQVVLWSSGHSAPMSNLLGSYFAGMFLNIFLPGALGGDVYRVYRVAQSTKDSEVALVSVFLERFTGLAALSGLAVVGLVPAFKLIGRWDILLLFAACVGSLVGAVLLIASPKLLIWAEPWLIKFRLSNVAARFAKIQILLRTFAQHRQALLLSMGLSLLLQLAIVYYHYLVAHQLKIPISYLELLVFIPIIVVVTLLPISLGGIGLKEGLWAYLFSRIGLSVEQALLLSLTITVLGWMLSLPGAVVLLLDSTGFQQVRQGNK
- a CDS encoding glycosyltransferase family 39 protein, coding for MNRLNRWLSLGLVIILGFLLGISGFSVWDKSPAAADRVAWSAQTQWIAPQAPTYRFYARRSFFLNDVPEAAWLRLSADNDFILYVNGRAIARDRNILYHSLGLGSRFSEDFQRANDSVAYRSRGYDWIQLANAKDWKLTTYVDLTRHLQAGRNTIAIEVQKSRQNPRVVVEGAVYPLSTSPAIDLATGTTPWLVSNLNEAHNGLLWFDRDFPDESWSSARTIGSVREGTYNRLSPRLFDRFLEGNWITGIESSQGEVWLRSDWQIPQHQFSRAFIRFAGDGKYALLINGLLVNRYEADRNNDLHMYEVTNFLHPGNNTLAVHLTRPIHQLGAAAPFNPLGFFLDGWAETKSHAVIAPIATNNTWKTLEQPVSGWYKGEGEGQAARVLGSPDVQKLERTFEGDAYLLNYPDYLWHFWLWQLAGVGCAVVSAWSLGRFWLDDRHSWWNSLGAGAELLLPGTLFLIGIGLLKHRYAEAERGLLFFQQQSDSLILLGFLVVVLLTLLWSWRERKLACLGLWLPMGLTAFVSLSLVGSVGVSPASMCLILFGFGAIALFILLPSRTRHDFIHRLATAYQAYSPIWNQWLILGAIVAIGFIVRTYNLGFVDLDADENTSLDATRGILRTGAPQATSGIWYTRSPAYHYMLALWLRLFGDSVVNARFLSVLWGTATLVLVFILTRKITGKAWLALIVTAILAFDPSQVYFSRFIRFYQVVQCLSILSFWLFLKGFVERSGRAYQYGFFIALTLTILNQEVTVTLLPCFFVGFIFFYRPFRWADDWQIVVSSIVSMGIIAYDLVFFSIRCLTPWVALSDSTDAYLKVHFFSISGLANNFFVGPSRMHIIYSFFFFLGWIYFLKRRDGKTLFLFNSVSINLILLTILIYQIATRYTYQIYPIFILLAVYSAACIAESLASKFEVFTRNSLPTRGIAIASIVLLLILNVEPNRVLASYQDALTRRNNEAFAYISSHRQPGDVVISTSPAAASTGLGGLDYFIPGNIRFDVFYWNNGRVIDRWGGGKLISNLDQMSHVLENSKRVWLHVDNHTEGRFEPVFRDYIETLGQPIMETFGARVRLWKPEDGVFPHVPYQGGDLGAY
- a CDS encoding efflux RND transporter periplasmic adaptor subunit: MIRSHPFLSRAVLTTLVAAPLGIMAVLAIAVLVPATKNPESKIYASSIGYPALQRLTGKAIAVKTIPVAPKTLEDNVAAPGESVALHKIDLRPQVSGPVEQVYIEEGQSVQKGQPLVQFQQEPYKNAVDAARNNAAISEMALLNLQKSAPVKLAKLKTDVELAKHRLAIASTKVQDMNSLVEKELKDQVVDGQHRLAIAQKKLQQMNSLVQEGAISKFQLYDIQDSYLARKKDLDSTKRQTINAQIQLYGSQDFYTTLQQNLLGAQQELAHTQQEIDNELGNARLKLQNDKIALQNALKNLHNTVLYAPMDGLVSWVNIDRGELAGVRASRPLVSISKDFAIRAYIDQAQINAIKVGDLATVRLMSYPGRTFQGKVIRLNPTILTSGGKRPKGGIDRRYTYSVWIAVDDLQMAAGLQGYVQFNKDKANLAIPESAVIHLSGGEGMVMIAEAGQAVVKPVKMGRIFDNQREILSGLEPGEQVVLSPRGINPGDRLEVKNQKSEVKSQN